The nucleotide sequence TGAATGTCTGTTTCTGTGATATACACCAAGGCCTAAACTTTTTTGTGGCGTCAACTATACCTTATCTTTTCTAATTGATTTGGTCTAATGTTATTTCATGTTAGTCCCACTTCATTTTAATTACTGCATCTATGTTCTGTCGGCAGTGACTTTGAAGTTGATTTTGGATCGAATGAGAATGCAAATATAGCAGGTTCCGCATTAGCTGTTGATAAGGAGGTTTGCAACTTTAACTCTTGTTACTTGCACAAGTTGCATCCTTGTGGATACAAGACAAATAGAATACTCTTTATTCTTATGTTGGATAAATTGTTTACTATTATCTCTGTTGATTCAATGTTCAGCTGCAGCCAGACAAGGTTAAGAGGAAGATATCCATTTGCGATGGAAAGCTTAAAGTGTAAGTTTATCGTATGTCTACTTTATACCCTTTTCTTCATACTTtacttatttttctttgttaataTAGACAATTTGAAGCGGTGGAGGCTAGGTTTCTGCGTGCATCATTTAGTTCATTCTTGGACCTTTTGATTCTTACTACACAACTCATCGAAGAGTATGCCACACTCCAATCTAATGTCATTTTGTTAGAAAAAGAGGATCATTTGGCAAGTATTCCATGGGAGTCTTCGTATATCTGTATTGTAATTCTTCATAACAATAGGATTCTAAGACTTCCTGTGGCTTAATGTTTACTTTGAATAGTGTCTTTAGTCATCACATCATGAGTCACAGCATAATTTTCTGTTAGTGACAATGTGACTACAGATTGGTGACACTCATTATCTTCGTCCAAATCCTCTCCTTTGTTAGCTTCTGCTTTGTTGTCGGGGAGATGTTGTGTCTCAAAATTTGGGGTTGGATGCATTTTTGGCAAGAGGCTTGGATTGTACGGTTGGCTTCTTTGTGCCCCCACTTTGATCACTCTTTTGTCGCGGATCCTTATCATGTGAAGATAACGACTTAATAGATGTTAATAGAATTTTATGCGATTCATATCTAGTAAATCTCTTCTATGTCAATCTTCCTTTCGACAAATGAAGTGTTATGTTTAATTTACCTCAACAAGAACGATAACGACTTACTGAAAAGGCAAAGCACATTGTCTCTAATTTATTGAAGAGTGAATAAttttattgaaattaaatttattgAAGAGTGAATAATTTTATTGAAATTACTACACAACTTTATTGAGATCGTTCCTTTTACtaattcataatttaaaaaaaaaacaaaaaaacattcTAGTCAGTTTTGTAACTCAAGAGATGTTATAAGAATAATTGCAATTTATATTTGAGGTTTTCAAACTAACAAAAGCTTATAATTTTAATGAAATTATGAACTTTTTGCTCATTGACAAAAAAATATAGTGAAcaaccttaaaaaaaaaaaaattttgcgaGTTTCAAATAAAGGTCTTTCTCGCTCCAGCAGCGATAAGTCAATAGTTTAAGAAGTGATTAGGAATGATAAGTCAATAGTTTAAGAAGTGATTAGGACGATCGATATCTCAAATTTTCtaaatcaaaaaattttaatGAAAGCACAAGATTATGTAGCTCCTTCATACTCCATGTTATAAAAAGTTCTTCCATACTTTGAACCCCATGGTGAGACAATCCTCGAGTTCAACACAAAGCCGTGCGAACTTGCCACACTATCTCAATCTTTCACACTTGAAGCTTGTCTTGAGAATGAGTTATAGTTAACTCCCTACTAAAGATCTTGATAACAATTGAAAATCTCCCTTTGCTCACATGCTTTCGACTTGATCTCTAGGTTGGACTACTGAAACAACATTCTCTTCCTCAACTTCTTAGacttcttcatcatcatcatcaccaccaTCACCACAAACCAACCCCAACACGAGACTCAACAAGGCGACAATTGATGCGAATAAAGCCCTTCACTGATCCGAATATGTTCAGATGGTGGACATATGTGTGCCAAATTTCACACAAACCGACTAACTTGCTAGTCCCATTTTAACACCACCGGACATTCAAACACTACCCACATGAATTCACTCACCACAAATTCTAATAAGATATCAGACACATAGCATTTAAGACTGTTATGAACTTCTGAAATCACAAATATACATTCAGCAAGTGAGTCTAGTCCTCAGCCAATGTTCTGAAACTGTTGAATTATGTCGATAATGCTATTGAAGTAAAAGTTTAGGAAAGGATGGAAAAAGATACCTCACAAACTAATAATATAGCAAAACACCACCTTTAGATGCCCACATTTTCCATTACCTGCCTTCCGTGTGTTGCCGTCCAACTCACGAGTTTCATGCACCTGAACTGCTGCTACCAATGCCACTGCCTGTCCTACTCATTTCCCTTGCAGCAGATGCCACAGCATGGAAGTCGGGTGCTGTCTCCCAGCTTCCACCTCTTCCCCAACTTGATCGCCTATGGTGCCGTGTAGGTTGCACTTCCATGCCTCCTGTGAAAGCCTCCCTGCTTAAATTGGGGGAAGGTTCACTGAGCTCACCATCCTTGTCATCCATCATGTTTCTGCTGCTTAGACCCTCTTCGTTCTCACCAACTTGCGTGACTGCCCTTAGTTCATCCCAAGTCACTGGCTTCCGGTCCATCTCAATGTCTCCAACAGCTTTTCCCACGTTTGGGCTCATGAAGCCTCCAATCGAGGAGCGTGGTTGAAGTCCTTGTTCATGTGACACTCTTGCACGGAAGTTGTTCTTTGATGGAGGTATGCTTGTACAAAAAATCTCCTTAAAATTCTCCACGATGCCTTTGTTATATGGGTTAGCTCTCCGATCGTGTAACGGTATCTGAAGTTCTCATAAGTTGTCTAAAACGGACAGAAAATTGAGAGTAACATGGGAAGGATGCTTAAACAATTTGTAATATAAAACAGCCACAAACATTACCTGATTGGTGCTCATCAGAAATAAATGAAAGACGGACAGACCTCCAACAAACCAAACCGATACAAAAGTGTAAATTACGAGGACAATGGAAGCTGGAGTCTTGGCCATTGCTCTCCAAATAGTTATGTGCTCGGCATTTCAGATTTTTACTATGCACGCCCAGGATAATCCAAACACAAAGAGGCACAACAAAGTCGTTGAGAAGACAAACATATAGAAGAATCTATAGTTTCTCTGCATCAAGAATAAATATCAGTAATGATCATTGAGACAATCTCCATTATTACTAATTCTAGTCAACAAATCTAGAGATTGTATCTAATACAACATCTTGTTAGTAATTAGGCAGCTTTTTGCAAATTGACTTGAACTGATTGACACATTAAATTTCAATCAAGGATGAGAGATTTTGCAGCTCACCAGTCCGATGCATTGACCAACCTCAATGATTTCTGGCTCAATGATTTCTGGCTCTGGAGGATGTGCACTGGCTGGAGAAGGACGGGAGGTCGGCGATGCTGGCTGGAGGCGGCGATGCTGGTTGGAGGCGGAGCTGTAGGCCTGCGATGCTGGCTGGAGGCGACGCTAGAGGGAGGCGGCGCTGCTGGAGTCGGCGATGCTGGCTGGAGGAGGACGGGAGGTCGGCGATGCTTGCTGGAGACGGCGCTGGAGGGAGGCTGCACGGCGACGAGGGAGGGCAACGGGTGCCGGGGAGGGAATCGGCGCTGGAGGGAGGGACGCTAGGGTTTTTTTTTGTTTGGGTGTTGCGTGTGCACGCGCTTTGCACGTGAGGAAGGAAAGGTTTTATATGAAATTTGTGGTCCAGGGAGGGACCAGGAATTCCTGGTCCAGAAGAATCTTCGGCCCCCGGGGATGTTTCTACACTGTTCGTACCATTTTATCCCCAGGGATATTATTCGATCCAAATTCACTCATAATTGGAGtgaatttataaaacttttttcaattatttttcatCTGTATTTCTTAGACGATAAGACAAACTttggttaagtttttttttaaactattattataattttggatttttcaaaatattttataaatttgccCGGGGCTTGGGCAGCTGGTTCAGAGCCCGTGTGCCGACTAAAACGGGCTTAGGGCCCATGGACAGTGCACTCTCCTCCAGGCATCGTTATTC is from Zingiber officinale cultivar Zhangliang chromosome 7B, Zo_v1.1, whole genome shotgun sequence and encodes:
- the LOC122004970 gene encoding uncharacterized protein LOC122004970, which translates into the protein MKIDFEVDFGSNENANIAGSALAVDKELQPDKVKRKISICDGKLKVQFEAVEARFLRASFSSFLDLLILTTQLIEEYATLQSNVILLEKEDHLASIPWESSYICIVILHNNRILRLPVA